From one Brachypodium distachyon strain Bd21 chromosome 4, Brachypodium_distachyon_v3.0, whole genome shotgun sequence genomic stretch:
- the LOC100831995 gene encoding 5-formyltetrahydrofolate cyclo-ligase-like protein COG0212 codes for MPPLFLPTAPSLSLSLHCAAAASRRSTLVVASAGARSSSSSASSSSSAPFDAAAFEAERHRLDADARAGMAAAAAGADPMAWKWRIRKRVWDALEAEGVARNPRPVHHRIPNFDGAAAAADSLGRLEVFQNARCVKVNPDSPQKQVRFLTLSGDKKLLTPQPRLRTGFFSVLESQMVPTGCIPEACTSVGAAKYGRPIGLDERIKVDLIVIGSVAVDPSTGARLGKGEGFAELEYGMLRYMGAIDDSTMIVTTVHDRQLVDDIPVEKLLIHDVPVDIICTPTQVILTNTTIPKPQGIYWEKLSPEKLGQIRILRELKRRIEQETGTTLPCGPSENLPPTAQRRRRRGQ; via the exons ATGCCTCCCCTCTTCCTCCCGACCGCCCCGTCGCTATCGCTATCGCTccactgcgccgccgccgcctcccgccgtaGCACGCTCGTCGTGGCGTCCGCGGGGGCCAGgagctcttcctcctccgcctcgtcttcgtcttcggcGCCGTTCGACGCGGCCGCCTTCGAGGCCGAGCGCCACCGCCTCGACGCCGACGCGCGGGCTgggatggcggccgccgccgccggagcggACCCGATGGCGTGGAAGTGGCGGATACGGAAGCGGGTGTGGGACGCGCTGGAGGCCGAGGGCGTCGCGCGCAACCCGCGCCCCGTCCACCACCGCATCCCCAacttcgacggcgccgccgccgccgccgactcg CTGGGGCGGCTGGAAGTGTTTCAGAACGCACGGTGTGTCAAGGTCAATCCTGACTCTCCTCAGAAGCAAGTTCGGTTCTTAACACTCTCTG GCGATAAGAAACTGCTCACTCCACAACCACGGCTCAGGACGGGATTTTTCTCAGTTCTAGAATCTCAGATGGTACCCACTGGATGCATTCCTGAAGCATGCACTTCTGTTGGTGCAGCCAAATATGGAAGGCCAATCGGTCTAGATGAAAGGATTAAGGTGGATCTGATTGTGATTGGGTCTGTTGCAGTTGATCCAAGTACAGGAGCACGACTAGGGAAGGGTGAG GGATTTGCAGAGCTGGAATATGGGATGCTCCGTTATATGGGAGCTATAGACGATTCAACCATGATAGTAACAACTG TGCATGACAGGCAGTTAGTGGATGACATTCCAGTTGAGAAGCTGCTAATTCATGATGTACCGGTTGACATTATCTGCACTCCAACTCAGGTCATCTTAACAAATACCACAATCCCAAAGCCACAAG GGATTTACTGGGAAAAATTATCTCCTGAAAAATTGGGCCAAATCCGAATTCTAAGAGAGCTGAAGAGACGCATAGAGCAAGAGACAGGAACAACACTTCCTTGTGGGCCTTCTGAGAATCTACCGCCAACAGCTCAacgaagaaggagaagaggacaGTAA
- the LOC100843092 gene encoding cytochrome P450 89A2: protein MEVSQLAKLNYTKTRAYLIRRGRSRSAATIMELTSSSSTWPWPSSALVLTTTLSLCLLFFLRGMKKNNKKSQQGRLPPGPSTLVFLARFLLLRRSVFHLAPLLRDLHARYGPVVSVHLFRTVVFVSDRGLAHRALVQGGATFADRPSLAEPLRLLTGGARDISTSPYGPYWRLLRRNLAAQALSPARVAGFAPARQRALDALLRDLRASADDGVVRVRPAFRRAMVGLLVHMCFGATAALGPDALSEVMELQQRIVRAMASFPVFSFFPALTKRVFRRRWAAHVAVRRRQEELFLPLIHARRQLLREDAQEPPPAPCACYVDSLLGLRLPEDHEDGGGGRPLTDGEVVTLCSEFLNAGTDTTVTLLEWAMAELVNHQDVQTKIYNETLSKLSRDGHLDDLQGMAYLKAVVLESLRLHPPGHFLVPHGVLGHGGGAEIGGYAVPNGSEVNFLAGDWGLDEAEWAAPREFRPARFLDGGEAHGMDVTASRGGIRMVPFGAGRRICPAYTVGLLHVEFFVANLVREMEWLPPAEREGKGVDLAEEIEFTAVMKHPLRARVVPRNRMSRNFEI from the coding sequence ATGGAGGTATCGCAGCTGGCTAAACTAAACTACACCAAAACCAGGGCATACCTGATCAGGAGAGGCAGATCAAGATCTGCAGCAACCATAATGGAGcttaccagcagcagcagcacctggCCATGGCCATCATCGGCCCTAGTGCTCACCACCACCCTCTCCCTGTGtctgctcttcttcctccgcggcatgaagaagaacaacaagaaGAGCCAGCAGGGTCGGCTTCCTCCAGGCCCGTCTACTCTGGTCTTCCTGGCCAGGTTCCTCTTGCTCCGGCGCTCCGTCTTCCACCTGGCCCCGCTCCTCCGCGACCTGCACGCGCGGTACGGCCCCGTCGTCTCCGTCCACCTCTTCCGCAccgtcgtcttcgtctccgaCCGCGGGCTCGCCCACCGCGCGCTCGTCCAGGGCGGCGCCACCTTCGCCGACCGCCCCTCTCTCGCCGAGCCCCTGCGgctcctcaccggcggcgccCGCGACATCAGCACCTCCCCCTACGGGCCTTACtggcgcctcctccgccgcaacCTCGCCGCCCAGGCCCTGAGCCCGGCCCGCGTCGCCGGCTTCGCTCCCGCCAGGCAGCGCGCCCTCGACGCCCTCCTCCGCGACCTCCGGGCGAGCGCCGACGATGGGGTTGTCCGCGTGAGGCCGGCGTTCCGGCGCGCCATGGTGGGGCTGCTCGTGCACATGTGCttcggcgccaccgccgcgctcGGCCCGGATGCTCTGAGCGAGGTCATGGAGCTCCAGCAGCGCATCGTGCGCGCCATGGCCAGCTTCCccgtcttctccttcttccccgcGCTCACCAAGCGGGTGTTCCGGCGGCGCTGGGCCGCGCACGTGGCCGTGCGGCGCAGGCAGGAGGAGCTCTTCCTCCCCTTGATCCACGCCCGGCGGCAGCTTCTGCGAGAAGACGCccaggagccgccgccggcgccgtgcgCGTGCTACGTCGACTCCCTCCTCGGTCTCCGCCTTCCCGAGGATcacgaagacggcggcggggggcggcCGCTGACGGACGGCGAGGTGGTGACCCTGTGCTCGGAGTTCCTGAACGCGGGGACGGACACCACGGTGACCTTACTAGAATGGGCCATGGCGGAGCTCGTGAACCACCAAGACGTCCAGACCAAGATCTACAATGAAACCCTCTCCAAGCTCAGCCGCGACGGGCACCTGGACGACCTTCAGGGGATGGCGTACCTCAAAGCCGTGGTGCTCGAGAGCCTGCGCCTCCACCCGCCGGGCCACTTCCTTGTCCCGCACGGCGTGcttggccacggcggcggggccgagATCGGCGGGTACGCGGTGCCCAATGGGTCGGAGGTGAACTTCCTGGCGGGGGACTGGGGCCTGGACGAGGCGGAGTGGGCGGCGCCGAGGGAGTTCAGGCCGGCGCGGTtcctggacggcggcgaggcgcaCGGCATGGACGTCACGGCGAGCAGAGGCGGGATCAGGATGGTGCCGTTCGGCGCTGGCCGTAGGATTTGCCCCGCGTATACGGTGGGGTTGCTTCACGTGGAGTTCTTCGTGGCGAACCTcgtgagggagatggagtggctgccgccggcggagagggaagggaagggcgTGGACTTGGCTGAGGAGATCGAGTTCACCGCCGTCATGAAGCATCCGCTCCGTGCTCGCGTCGTCCCCAGGAATAGGATGTCCCGAAACTTCGAGATTTGA
- the LOC100843702 gene encoding 60S ribosomal protein L3, producing the protein MSHRKFEHPRHGSLGFLPRKRCSRHRGKVKAFPRDDQQKSCHLTAFLGYKAGMTHIVREVEKPGSKLHKKETCEAVTIIETPPIVIVGLVAYVKTPRGLRTLNSVWAQHLSEDVRRRFYKNWCKSKKKAFTKYALKYDTDAGKKEIQLQLEKMKKYASVVRVIAHTQIRKMKGLKQKKAHLMEIQINGGTIADKVDYGYKFFEKEVPVEAVFQKDEMIDIIGVTKGKGYEGVVTRWGVTRLPRKTHRGLRKVACIGAWHPARVSYTVARAGQNGYHHRTEMNKKVYKIGKVGQETHDASTEFDRTEKDITPMGGFPHYGVVKGDYLMIKGCCVGPKKRVVTLRQSLLKQTSRLALENITLKFVDTSSKFGHGRFQTTDEKQRFYGRRKA; encoded by the exons ATGTCGCACCGTAAGTTCGAGCACCCGAGGCACGGTTCCCTCGGCTTCCTCCCCAGGAAGCGCTGCTCCCGCCACAGGGGAAAGG TGAAGGCCTTCCCTAGGGATGACCAGCAGAAGTCCTGCCACCTCACTGCCTTCCTGGGCTACAAGGCTGGAATGACCCACATTGTGCGTGAGGTCGAGAAGCCTGGATCCA AGCTCCACAAGAAGGAAACATGTGAGGCAGTTACCATCATTGAGACCCCTCCTATTGTCATTGTTGGTCTTGTGGCATACGTGAAGACTCCTCGTGGCCTTCGCACTCTCAACTCGGTCTGGGCTCAGCACCTTAGCGAGGATGTGAGGAGACGGTTCTATAAGAACTGGTgcaagagcaagaagaaggcTTTCACGAAGTATGCCCTCAAGTATGACACTGACGCAGGCAAGAAAGAAATCCAGTTGCAACTTGAGAAAATGAAGAAGTATGCTTCCGTTGTCCGTGTTATTGCCCATACACAG ATTAGGAAGATGAAGGGTTTGAAGCAAAAGAAGGCCCACCTCATGGAGATCCAGATTAATGGAGGCACCATTGCAGACAAGGTTGACTATGGCTACAAGTTCTTTGAGAAGGAAGTTCCAGTTGAAGCTGTCTTCCAGAAGGATGAGATGATTGACATCATTGGTGTCACCAAGGGCAAGGGTTATGAAGgtgttgtgacccgttggggTGTCACCCGCCTTCCCCGCAAGACCCACAGGGGTCTCCGCAAGGTTGCCTGTATTGGTGCCTGGCATCCTGCTAGGGTGTCCTACACTGTTGCCCGAGCTGGTCAGAATGGATACCACCACCGCACAGAAATGAACAAGAAGGTTTACAAGATTGGCAAGGTTGGACAGGAGACTCATGATGCCAGCACTGAGTTCGACAG GACTGAGAAGGACATCACCCCGATGGGCGGCTTCCCACACTACGGTGTGGTGAAGGGTGACTACCTCATGATCAAGGGCTGCTGCGTCGGCCCCAAGAAGAGGGTGGTGACCCTCCGCCAGTCCCTACTCAAGCAGACGTCACGCCTGGCCCTTGAGAATATCACCCTCAAGTTCGTCGACACCTCATCCAAGTTTGGGCATGGGCGCTTCCAGACTACAGACGAGAAGCAGAGGTTCTACGGCAGGCGCAAGGCTTAG